A section of the Phacochoerus africanus isolate WHEZ1 chromosome 4, ROS_Pafr_v1, whole genome shotgun sequence genome encodes:
- the LOC125124448 gene encoding olfactory receptor 5T3-like: MAQFSSDLDLYRMHMKNVTEVTMFILMGFTGDSEVQIFLFLFFLAIYIFTLVGNLGLAILVIGDSRLHNPMYYFLSVLSLLDACYSSVVTPKMLIDFLSENKAISYLGCAAQMLLFITFGTTECFLLAAMAYDRYVAIYNPLLYSVTMSPRVYVTLIIASYVGGIVHASVHTVATFTLSFCASNEIKHVFCDIPPLLALSCSDTHTNQLLLFYFVGSIELGTILIVLISYAFILLAILRMHSAEGKRKVFSTCGSHLTGVSIYHGTILFTYMRPSSSYDSDYDMIASTFYTIVIPMLNPIIYSLRNKDVKEAMKKMVKTEFP; encoded by the coding sequence ATGGCACAGTTCTCATCGGATTTAGATTTATACAGGATGCATATGAAAAATGTGACTGAAGTCACCATGTTTATACTGATGGGCTTTACAGGTGACTCTGAGGTGCaaatcttcctctttttattttttctagcaATCTACATTTTTACACTGGTAGGAAATTTGGGATTGGCGATATTGGTCATTGGGGATTCTCGGCTCCACAATCCTATGTACTACTTTCTGAGTGTGTTGTCCCTCTTGGATGCCTGCTATTCCTCAGTTGTCACTCCAAAGATGTTGATCGATTTCCTGTCAGAGAATAAAGCTATTTCATATCTTGGGTGTGCAGCACAGATGCTTCTCTTTATTACTTTTGGGACCACCGAATGCTTTCTCTTGGCCGCAATGGCATATGATCGCTATGTAGCCATCTACAACCCCCTCCTGTATTCGGTGACCATGTCACCCAGAGTCTACGTGACACTCATCATTGCGTCCTATGTTGGTGGCATCGTGCATGCTTCCGTACACACCGTGGCTACTTTCACCCTATCTTTCTGTGCATCCAATGAAATTAAGCATGTGTTTTGTGACATCCCTCCTCTCCTGGCTCTTTCTTGCTCTGACACTCACACAAACCAGCTTCTCCTCTTCTACTTTGTGGGCTCTATTGAGCTTGGCACTATCCTGATTGTCCTGATCTCCTACGCCTTCATTCTGCTGGCCATTCTGAGGATGCATTCAGCTGAGGGGAAAAGAAAGGTCTTCTCTACGTGTGGCTCTCACCTCACCGGAGTGTCGATTTACCACGGAACCATCCTCTTCACATACATGAGACCAAGTTCCAGCTATGATTCAGACTATGACATGATAGCATCGACATTTTACACCATTGTAATTCCCATGCTGAATCCTATCATCTACAGTTTAAGGAATAAAGATGTCAAAGAGGCTatgaaaaaaatggttaagacagaGTTCCCTtga
- the LOC125124016 gene encoding olfactory receptor 5T2-like, whose translation MRNATKVTTFVLKGFTEKLELQIFLFCLFLAIYMFTLVGNLGLALLVTRDSKLHNPMYYFLSVLSCLDASFSSVIIPNMLVDFISRNKVISFLGCATQMFLFITFGTTECFLLAAMAYDRYVAIYNPLLYSVTMSPRVYVTLIIASYVGGILHASVHTVATFTLSFCASNEIKHVFCDIPPLLALSCSDTHTNQLLLFYFVGSIELGTILIVLISYAFILLAILRMHSAEGRRKVFSTCGSHLTGVSIYHGTILFTYMRPSSSYALDHDMIVSIFYSIVIPMLNPIIYSLRNKDVKEAMKRVFGENGCINKVYFHTNR comes from the coding sequence ATGAGGAATGCCACTAAAGTTACAACATTTGTTCTGAAGGGCTTCACAGAGAAGCTTGAACTGCAGATCTTCTTATTCTGCCTGTTTCTAGCAATATACATGTTTACTCTGGTGGGAAATTTAGGACTAGCTTTGTTGGTCACTAGGGATTCTAAGCTGCACAACCCAATGTACTATTTTCTGAGTGTGTTATCCTGCTTGGATGCCAGTTTTTCCTCAGTAATTATCCCTAACATGTTAGTAGATTTTATATCCAGAAATAAAGTCATTTCATTCCTTGGGTGTGCAACCCAGATGTTTCTCTTTATTACTTTTGGGACCACCGAATGCTTTCTCTTGGCCGCAATGGCATATGATCGCTACGTAGCCATCTACAACCCCCTCCTGTATTCGGTGACCATGTCACCCAGAGTCTACGTGACACTCATCATTGCATCCTATGTTGGTGGCATCCTGCATGCTTCCGTACACACCGTGGCTACTTTCACCCTATCTTTCTGTGCATCCAATGAAATTAAGCATGTGTTTTGTGACATCCCTCCTCTCCTGGCTCTTTCTTGCTCTGACACTCACACAAACCAGCTTCTCCTCTTCTACTTTGTGGGCTCTATTGAGCTTGGCACTATCCTGATTGTCCTGATCTCCTACGCCTTCATTCTGCTGGCCATTCTGAGGATGCATTCAGCTGAGGGGAGAAGAAAGGTCTTCTCTACGTGTGGCTCTCACCTCACTGGAGTGTCGATTTACCATGGAACCATCCTCTTCACATACATGAGACCAAGTTCCAGCTATGCCTTGGATCATGACATGATAGTGTCAATATTTTACAGCATTGTAATTCCCATGCTGAATCCCATTATCTACAGTTTAAGGAACAAAGATGTCAAAGAGGCAATGAAGAGAGTGTTTGGGGAAAATGGGTGTATCAATAAAGTGTATTTTCACACTAACCGTTAA